From one Lycium barbarum isolate Lr01 chromosome 6, ASM1917538v2, whole genome shotgun sequence genomic stretch:
- the LOC132600687 gene encoding GATA transcription factor 26-like: MGREGPCLHCGIKKTPLWRPGPPAKPVLCNACGSRWRTKGTLDDYIPKHGKRDIQSYQLPSVKKPRLLARDDQELEVGVEVSRQDGSVACLEEEINNIPSLGSVGSSSYNFIQMEETNGKIISLIYRALNLT, encoded by the exons ATGGGTAGAGAAGGGCCATGTTTGCATTGTGGCATCAAAA AAACACCCCTTTGGAGACCTGGGCCACCTGCAAAACCAGTGCTCTGCAATGCATGTGGATCAAGATGGCGGACTAAGGGGACACTAGATGACTATATTCCCAAACATGGAAAGAGAGACATACAGAGCTATCAGTTACCTTCTGTCAAGAAGCCGCGTCTCTTAGCTCGTGATGACCAAGAGCTGGAAGTTGGAGTAGAGGTTTCTAGACAGGATGGCTCTGTGGCTTGTCTTGAAGAGGAAATAAATAACATACCAAGCTTAGGTTCAGTAGGATCATCCTCATACAACTTCATTCAGATGGAAGAAACAAATGGTAAAATAATTTCACTTATATATCGAGCACTGAACTTGACTTGA